The Lactobacillus sp. CBA3605 genome contains a region encoding:
- the rpoD gene encoding RNA polymerase sigma factor RpoD, with the protein MAKAKATKTTTAEYNKTVKALIKEYKKTGSIKYDELSDKIAAPYKLDASGIDKLLQKVEDAGISVVDEKGEPDVRAVKSVKKVSKKELSSAGSSSGIKINDPVRMYLKEIGRVDLLTADEEVALALRIEQGDESAKQELAEANLRLVVSIAKRYVGRGMQFLDLIQEGNMGLMKAVEKFDYRKGFKFSTYATWWIRQAITRAIADQARTIRIPVHMVETINKLIRIQRQLLQDLGREPTPEEIGAEMDMPTEKVREILKIAQEPVSLETPIGEEDDSHLGDFIEDQDATSPADAAAYELLKEQLEGVLDTLTDREENVLRLRFGLDDGRTRTLEEVGKVFGVTRERIRQIEAKALRKLRHPSRSKQLKDFLE; encoded by the coding sequence ATGGCGAAAGCAAAAGCAACAAAAACCACGACGGCTGAGTACAACAAGACGGTTAAGGCTTTAATTAAAGAATATAAGAAAACGGGCAGCATCAAGTATGATGAATTATCAGACAAGATTGCTGCGCCATATAAATTAGATGCTAGTGGTATTGATAAATTATTGCAAAAAGTTGAAGACGCTGGGATCAGTGTCGTTGACGAAAAAGGTGAACCCGATGTTCGGGCCGTTAAGAGTGTTAAAAAAGTTAGCAAGAAAGAATTAAGTAGCGCCGGATCTTCTTCGGGGATTAAAATTAATGATCCCGTGCGGATGTATCTAAAAGAAATTGGCCGGGTTGATTTGTTGACAGCTGATGAAGAAGTGGCGTTAGCTTTACGGATTGAACAAGGTGATGAATCGGCTAAACAAGAATTAGCTGAAGCTAACTTGCGGTTGGTCGTTTCAATTGCGAAGCGTTATGTTGGTCGGGGCATGCAATTCTTGGATTTAATTCAAGAAGGTAATATGGGCTTGATGAAGGCGGTTGAAAAGTTTGATTATCGCAAAGGATTCAAATTTTCAACCTATGCCACTTGGTGGATTCGCCAAGCGATTACGCGGGCCATTGCGGACCAAGCGCGGACCATTCGGATTCCCGTTCATATGGTTGAAACGATTAACAAGTTAATCCGAATTCAACGACAATTATTACAAGATTTGGGCCGGGAACCAACCCCTGAAGAAATTGGGGCTGAAATGGATATGCCAACGGAAAAAGTTCGCGAAATCTTGAAGATTGCGCAAGAACCAGTTTCCTTGGAAACGCCAATTGGTGAAGAGGACGATTCCCATTTAGGTGACTTCATTGAAGACCAAGATGCGACTTCACCTGCCGACGCTGCTGCGTATGAATTATTAAAAGAACAATTAGAAGGGGTCTTAGATACCTTAACTGATCGGGAAGAAAATGTGTTACGATTACGTTTCGGCTTGGATGATGGTCGGACGCGGACTTTAGAAGAAGTGGGGAAAGTTTTCGGGGTTACTCGCGAACGGATTCGCCAAATTGAAGCCAAAGCCTTACGGAAGTTACGCCATCCTTCACGCAGCAAACAATTAAAAGATTTCTTAGAATAA
- the pepT gene encoding peptidase T, whose product MTKYPQLISDFLTFVKINSRSDEQSETVPSSPRETAFLNQLMTKLTALGLSDVHQDPQSAYVFATLPANSTQPMKTLGFISHIDTADFNSEHVNPQIVENYDGQSVIKLGESGYELDPKIFASLKNYAGQTLITTDGTTLLGADDKAGVAEIISAAAYLLAHPEIKHGTIRLGFGPDEEIGTGADHFNVADFNADYAYTVDGGPLGELEYETFNAAQAEVQITGVNVHPSEAKGIMVNALQLAVDFQKALPAHDVPEKTSGREGFFHLLALDGTVDNAKMTYIIRDHDRATFEARKKTFQAAADQINAQYGVNHLKVMMKDQYYNMREVIEKDMTVVDLAKHAMETLGIKPVIYPVRGGTDGSKISFMGLPTPNLFAGGENMHGRFEYVSEQVMAQAVDVILQIVQDNTQQAK is encoded by the coding sequence ATGACAAAATATCCACAGTTGATTTCTGATTTTTTAACGTTTGTAAAAATTAATAGCCGGTCAGATGAGCAATCTGAAACGGTACCTTCATCACCACGCGAAACGGCATTTCTAAACCAGTTGATGACTAAATTAACCGCTTTAGGGTTAAGTGATGTTCATCAAGACCCACAAAGTGCCTACGTGTTTGCAACGTTGCCAGCAAACAGTACACAACCAATGAAAACATTGGGTTTTATCTCGCATATTGATACAGCCGACTTTAATTCGGAACATGTGAATCCCCAAATCGTCGAAAACTACGATGGTCAATCTGTTATTAAGCTTGGTGAAAGCGGCTATGAACTCGACCCAAAGATTTTTGCTAGCTTGAAAAACTATGCTGGCCAGACGTTAATTACGACGGATGGGACGACTTTGTTGGGGGCTGATGATAAGGCCGGTGTGGCTGAAATTATTAGTGCAGCGGCGTACTTGTTAGCCCATCCAGAGATCAAACATGGCACGATTCGGCTGGGCTTTGGTCCAGATGAAGAAATCGGGACTGGTGCAGATCATTTTAATGTTGCCGATTTTAATGCGGATTATGCTTACACTGTTGATGGTGGGCCTTTAGGTGAGTTGGAATATGAAACGTTTAACGCTGCTCAAGCTGAGGTCCAAATTACAGGCGTTAATGTGCATCCCAGTGAAGCCAAGGGAATTATGGTGAATGCGTTACAATTAGCTGTCGATTTTCAGAAGGCTTTACCTGCACATGACGTGCCAGAAAAAACCAGTGGCCGGGAAGGCTTTTTCCACCTGTTGGCGTTAGATGGAACGGTTGATAATGCGAAAATGACCTATATCATTCGTGATCATGACCGTGCGACTTTTGAAGCCCGTAAAAAGACTTTTCAAGCGGCTGCTGACCAAATCAATGCGCAATATGGGGTTAACCATCTAAAAGTAATGATGAAAGATCAATATTACAATATGCGTGAAGTAATTGAAAAGGATATGACGGTAGTTGACCTCGCTAAACATGCGATGGAGACCCTAGGGATTAAACCAGTTATTTATCCAGTTCGTGGTGGGACTGATGGCTCAAAGATCTCGTTTATGGGCTTACCTACGCCGAACCTGTTTGCCGGTGGTGAGAACATGCATGGCCGTTTCGAATACGTTTCAGAACAAGTTATGGCACAAGCAGTGGACGTTATTTTACAAATTGTGCAAGATAATACCCAGCAAGCTAAATAG
- a CDS encoding Nif3-like dinuclear metal center hexameric protein has translation MLASDLITRFEQFAPLTLKWDRDPSGLQIGDPKQPVKRVLVTLDVRPAVVDEAIRVGADMIFAHHPVMFRPTANLDYQDPQKAMYAKIAAHHILVYAAHTNLDSADNGMNDWLAAALNLQHVTGLVPGHRTEFVKLTVTVPTDQVEAVQEYLTARPQVRLNRYALNSGEQFSVNLPRPDLAAAVAGINQFVTPGTWDYEALPLLTGGQTSSMGRIGDLAQPMTVAEFALKCKQVFQLGGLRLISDRPDQLIQRVAVLGGDGGKFYQQALQKGAQVYVTGDVYYHTGHDMLAAGLSVVDPGHHIESICIPKLTALFDQWRIENKWSLAVVPSKINTDPFTFI, from the coding sequence ATGTTGGCAAGTGATTTAATCACCCGTTTTGAACAATTTGCACCGCTGACCTTAAAATGGGATCGTGATCCTAGTGGGTTACAAATTGGCGATCCTAAGCAACCGGTAAAACGTGTTTTGGTTACCCTGGATGTCCGGCCAGCGGTCGTTGATGAAGCCATTCGGGTCGGTGCCGATATGATTTTTGCGCATCATCCAGTGATGTTTCGGCCAACAGCTAATTTGGATTATCAAGATCCTCAAAAGGCGATGTATGCGAAGATTGCCGCTCATCATATCTTGGTCTATGCAGCGCATACGAATCTAGATAGTGCTGATAATGGGATGAATGACTGGTTAGCGGCGGCGTTAAATTTACAGCATGTGACGGGGTTAGTGCCTGGTCATCGGACGGAATTTGTAAAGTTAACCGTCACGGTCCCGACGGATCAAGTGGAAGCAGTCCAAGAATACTTGACCGCACGTCCCCAAGTTCGTTTGAATCGGTATGCTTTGAATTCTGGTGAACAATTTAGCGTGAATTTACCGCGGCCAGATTTAGCGGCGGCAGTTGCTGGCATCAATCAATTCGTTACGCCAGGAACTTGGGATTATGAAGCCCTCCCGTTATTAACTGGTGGTCAAACGTCGTCGATGGGGCGTATTGGTGATTTAGCCCAGCCGATGACCGTTGCTGAATTTGCGCTTAAGTGTAAGCAGGTCTTTCAATTAGGCGGATTAAGGCTCATTAGTGACCGACCTGATCAATTGATTCAGCGTGTGGCCGTTTTAGGTGGCGATGGTGGTAAATTTTATCAGCAGGCACTACAAAAAGGCGCTCAGGTCTATGTAACGGGTGATGTATATTATCATACTGGCCACGACATGCTGGCTGCGGGCTTATCGGTAGTTGATCCTGGTCACCATATTGAAAGTATTTGTATCCCTAAGTTAACAGCCTTATTTGACCAATGGCGAATTGAAAATAAGTGGTCTTTGGCAGTTGTCCCATCTAAAATTAATACTGACCCCTTTACCTTTATTTAA
- the recO gene encoding DNA repair protein RecO, with the protein MITNFNGILLYRRDYRERDMLIKFLTAEYGKKMFFIRGARRRGFKMAAELLPFTMGEYVGDLRDQSLSYINSVRSVQYFEQISQDIALNAYATYVMNLIDVAYPDNQPVGRWYQQLTSALQLIDQEIAPALVANVVEVQLLGAFGVAPELRWCTVCGRQDLPLDYSESYGGLLCQQHWHLDPHRLHASPAAIFYLRQFSVLDLAKVKSIKVKPTTAAELRRILDEIYQNSVGLRLKSKKFIDQMGSWYQPLKPRSADD; encoded by the coding sequence ATGATTACCAATTTTAATGGTATTCTATTATATCGGCGTGATTATCGGGAACGCGATATGTTAATTAAGTTTTTAACTGCGGAGTATGGCAAAAAAATGTTCTTCATTCGCGGGGCTCGGCGCCGGGGCTTTAAAATGGCCGCGGAGTTATTGCCGTTTACAATGGGCGAGTATGTCGGTGATTTACGGGATCAAAGTTTATCCTATATTAATAGTGTTCGGTCAGTTCAATATTTTGAACAGATTAGTCAAGACATTGCACTTAATGCTTATGCGACATATGTGATGAACCTAATTGATGTGGCTTACCCAGATAATCAACCGGTAGGACGTTGGTATCAACAACTAACGAGTGCTCTACAACTGATTGACCAAGAGATTGCACCGGCCTTAGTTGCTAATGTGGTTGAGGTTCAATTATTAGGTGCTTTTGGGGTTGCGCCCGAGTTACGGTGGTGCACGGTTTGTGGCCGTCAAGATTTACCATTGGATTACTCGGAAAGTTATGGTGGATTATTATGTCAGCAACATTGGCATTTAGATCCACATCGGTTACATGCTAGTCCAGCAGCTATTTTTTATCTGCGGCAATTTTCGGTGTTAGATTTAGCCAAAGTTAAGTCGATTAAAGTTAAACCAACGACAGCGGCTGAGTTAAGACGGATTTTGGATGAGATTTATCAAAATTCAGTCGGTCTGCGGTTGAAATCTAAAAAGTTTATTGACCAGATGGGAAGTTGGTATCAACCGCTCAAACCACGGTCAGCCGATGATTGA
- the glyS gene encoding glycine--tRNA ligase subunit beta encodes MAKTYLLEIGLEEMPAHVVTPSILQLKERLTTFLKDERLPFESMTVFSTPRRLAVQITGLADKQADVKKEVRGPAKKIAQDADGNWTKAAIGFSKGQGASTDDIVFKEIKGTPYVFVQTFTPGKAASDVLAGVKAVITKMNFPTMMKWSTFSFKYIRPIRWLVSLLDDEIVPIKILDVEAGRVSRGHRFLGHDVTLKTALDYEAALAKVAVIADAAKRKDQIRQQIATLATAHAWHIVVDEDLLEEVNNLVEFPTAFAGDFDTKYLTIPDEVLVTSMRDHQRFFHVTDENGGLLPHFVSVRNGNTDHLQNVVLGNQKVLTARLEDAAFFYHEDQQQSIQAYVERLKKVSFHDKIGSMYEKMQRVMYISGFLANRFGLTETEKNQLHRAAQIYKFDLVTGMVGEFPELQGVMGEKYAVLKGENPMVGQAIREHYLPINADGALPQSKVGAVLAVADKFDSITSFFAVGLIPSGSNDPFALRRQAFGIVRIVRDQGWDFPIQQLEKEIQAELQAHDATYNLDFAKQTQPVVDFLTDRVKQWFSNRNLRYDIVDTVIKGRRQDIREMFMAADVLNAHQDDPKFRAIIEALTRLLRITEKANLTVNDLVVDPALFENDAEQALYTAVEKLQQQMTPAMAMEDRFKALAGLQPLIAAYFDQTMVMSKDDQVRDNHLKQLLIIANMVTVMGDLNQLIVK; translated from the coding sequence ATGGCTAAAACTTATTTATTAGAAATTGGTTTGGAAGAAATGCCTGCCCACGTCGTTACGCCAAGCATTTTGCAGTTGAAAGAACGGCTGACAACTTTTTTGAAGGATGAACGGTTGCCGTTTGAATCCATGACTGTTTTTTCAACACCCCGGCGATTGGCGGTCCAAATTACAGGTTTGGCAGACAAGCAAGCTGATGTAAAAAAAGAAGTCCGTGGTCCCGCTAAAAAAATCGCTCAAGATGCCGATGGTAATTGGACGAAAGCGGCGATCGGCTTTTCTAAGGGTCAGGGCGCTTCAACTGATGATATTGTCTTTAAAGAAATTAAAGGGACACCGTATGTTTTTGTTCAAACGTTTACGCCAGGTAAGGCGGCTAGTGACGTTTTAGCTGGGGTTAAAGCTGTCATCACTAAGATGAACTTCCCAACGATGATGAAATGGTCCACATTTAGTTTTAAGTATATCCGACCAATTCGGTGGTTAGTTTCATTGCTCGATGATGAGATTGTCCCAATTAAAATTTTAGATGTTGAAGCGGGGCGTGTTAGTCGCGGGCACCGTTTCTTAGGGCATGATGTGACGCTTAAAACGGCGCTGGATTATGAAGCTGCCTTGGCGAAAGTTGCGGTGATCGCGGATGCCGCTAAACGGAAAGATCAGATTCGGCAACAAATTGCGACTTTGGCAACGGCTCACGCTTGGCACATTGTGGTCGATGAAGATTTACTTGAAGAAGTGAATAACTTAGTTGAATTTCCAACGGCCTTTGCCGGTGACTTTGATACCAAGTATTTAACGATTCCAGATGAAGTTTTAGTGACGTCAATGCGCGATCATCAACGATTTTTCCACGTGACGGACGAAAATGGCGGCCTCTTACCACATTTCGTATCGGTTCGTAATGGGAATACTGATCACTTACAAAACGTGGTGTTAGGGAATCAAAAAGTCTTAACGGCTCGGCTGGAAGATGCTGCCTTCTTCTACCATGAAGATCAACAACAGTCAATTCAGGCCTATGTTGAACGGTTAAAGAAGGTTAGTTTCCATGATAAGATTGGGTCGATGTATGAAAAAATGCAACGGGTCATGTATATCAGTGGTTTCTTAGCTAACCGCTTCGGCCTGACTGAAACTGAAAAGAATCAATTACATCGTGCCGCCCAAATTTATAAATTTGATTTGGTCACGGGGATGGTTGGTGAATTTCCAGAGTTACAAGGGGTCATGGGCGAAAAATATGCCGTCTTAAAGGGTGAAAATCCGATGGTCGGCCAAGCAATTCGGGAACATTATTTGCCAATTAATGCAGATGGTGCCTTACCGCAATCAAAGGTAGGCGCAGTGTTAGCGGTTGCTGATAAATTTGATTCAATCACGAGTTTCTTCGCAGTCGGGTTAATTCCAAGTGGGTCGAATGATCCCTTTGCGTTACGGCGCCAAGCTTTTGGAATCGTTCGGATTGTCCGTGACCAAGGTTGGGACTTCCCTATTCAACAACTTGAAAAAGAGATTCAAGCTGAATTGCAAGCCCATGATGCGACTTATAACTTAGATTTTGCTAAGCAGACGCAACCAGTGGTCGACTTCTTAACAGATCGGGTTAAGCAGTGGTTTAGCAATCGGAATCTTCGTTATGATATTGTTGATACGGTCATTAAAGGTCGGCGTCAAGACATTCGTGAAATGTTTATGGCCGCAGATGTTTTAAATGCCCATCAAGATGATCCTAAATTTAGAGCAATAATTGAGGCGTTGACCCGTCTATTACGGATTACGGAAAAAGCAAACTTGACGGTTAATGACTTAGTTGTTGACCCTGCGTTATTTGAAAATGATGCTGAACAGGCGCTTTATACCGCCGTTGAAAAATTACAACAGCAAATGACACCAGCAATGGCGATGGAGGACCGGTTCAAAGCTTTGGCCGGCTTACAACCACTGATTGCGGCTTACTTTGACCAAACAATGGTGATGAGTAAAGATGATCAGGTTCGCGATAATCATTTGAAACAACTATTGATTATTGCTAATATGGTGACGGTTATGGGTGATTTGAACCAATTAATCGTTAAATAG
- the glyQ gene encoding glycine--tRNA ligase subunit alpha translates to MSKKLSVQDIILTLQEFWSDQGCMLMQSYDTEKGAGTMSPYTFLRAIGPEPWHAAYVEPSRRPADGRYGENPNRLYQHHQFQVVMKPSPENIQDLYLQSLQKLGINPLEHDIRFVEDNWENPSMGCAGVGWEVWLDGMEISQFTYFQQVGGLEVDPVTSEITYGLERLSSYIQDVNSVFDLEWGDGVKYGDIFLEPEFENSKYAFETSNETLLLMLFDEYEKEAKRQIENGLVHPAYDYCLKCSHTFNLMDARGMVSVTERAGYLDRIRNMAKSIAKEFVAQREKRGFPLLKHAQEETK, encoded by the coding sequence ATGAGCAAAAAATTATCAGTGCAGGATATTATCTTAACCTTGCAAGAATTTTGGTCAGATCAAGGTTGTATGTTAATGCAGTCTTATGATACGGAAAAAGGGGCCGGGACGATGAGTCCATATACCTTCTTACGGGCAATTGGTCCAGAACCATGGCATGCAGCATATGTGGAACCCTCACGGCGACCTGCCGATGGTCGGTACGGTGAGAACCCTAACCGATTATATCAACATCATCAATTCCAAGTTGTGATGAAGCCTTCGCCTGAAAACATTCAAGATTTATATCTACAAAGTTTACAAAAACTTGGCATTAATCCCTTGGAACATGATATTCGTTTCGTGGAAGACAATTGGGAAAATCCATCTATGGGTTGCGCCGGGGTTGGTTGGGAAGTTTGGCTTGATGGAATGGAAATTAGCCAATTTACGTATTTCCAACAAGTCGGGGGTCTCGAAGTTGATCCAGTGACTTCTGAAATCACCTATGGTCTAGAACGACTATCATCGTATATTCAAGACGTTAACTCTGTTTTTGATTTGGAATGGGGCGACGGTGTTAAGTATGGTGATATCTTCTTGGAACCAGAATTTGAAAATTCAAAATATGCCTTCGAAACGAGTAACGAAACGTTACTACTAATGCTATTCGATGAATATGAAAAAGAAGCTAAACGCCAAATTGAAAATGGTTTGGTTCACCCGGCCTATGACTATTGTTTGAAATGTAGTCATACCTTTAATTTAATGGATGCACGGGGAATGGTTTCTGTTACAGAACGAGCCGGTTACTTGGATCGTATTCGGAACATGGCGAAGTCGATTGCCAAAGAATTTGTGGCGCAACGTGAAAAACGGGGCTTCCCATTGTTGAAGCATGCGCAGGAGGAGACAAAATAA
- the dnaG gene encoding DNA primase → MANLIPEEKVDQIRSAVNIADFIGQYVQLKKAGKNLFGLCPFHEERTPSFSVNEQKQIFHCFSCGRGGNVFSFIMDLENLTFPEAVAQVAEFGHIDLPATYTAQSQPTAPKDQVQADLLTLYADSAKMYQHILVNTALGEPALAYLHARGLDDETIKTFGIGYAPANQLLLDFFKEHQTDYQLLRQSGLFIENQAGELRDRFVDRVLFPIKDASGRVIAFSGRILKKSPDEPKYLNSPETKLFNKRAVLFNFDLARGAIRQQKAVILFEGFMDVIAAYRAGIQNGVASMGTSLTNEQIYMLERVTDQLYICYDSDMPGQKATDRALKLLGDNSHLQLGVVQMPDGMDPDEYLRATDATKFQQVFDDGKQTPTAFEMQYLRHDLNLQNTQDQLTYLEAVLAQLAKLSSNVEQDLYLNQLVQEFGLDKGDLRQQLRSLVGQQTVHRQPTTRPEQVPPPQTPPPLSITGVPAAAGPLSRTERAERLLLYRLLHDHDVWLRVMAIAGFNFIHDQYQQILVYAEAYFKTHSQFELANFTDFMADSALQPVLTGLEFMDVAEETSTEEVADLVNVIMNQQPVAEKITGKKAELMAAKQIGNHDLVQQLTLELITLYRQQQQVKQADNL, encoded by the coding sequence GTGGCCAATCTGATTCCGGAAGAAAAAGTTGACCAGATTCGTTCAGCGGTCAACATTGCGGATTTTATCGGTCAGTATGTGCAACTGAAAAAAGCAGGGAAGAACCTTTTTGGACTCTGTCCATTTCATGAGGAACGGACCCCATCGTTTTCAGTTAATGAGCAAAAACAAATTTTTCATTGTTTCAGTTGTGGTCGTGGTGGCAATGTTTTTTCATTTATCATGGATTTAGAAAATCTCACTTTTCCTGAAGCCGTGGCACAGGTCGCTGAGTTTGGTCACATTGACTTGCCAGCGACTTATACTGCGCAATCCCAGCCAACTGCGCCTAAAGATCAAGTACAAGCAGATTTACTAACGTTGTATGCTGACAGTGCCAAGATGTATCAACATATTTTAGTGAATACTGCTTTAGGCGAACCTGCATTAGCGTATCTACATGCACGTGGGTTAGATGATGAGACTATAAAAACTTTTGGTATCGGCTATGCACCGGCCAATCAATTATTATTAGATTTTTTTAAAGAACATCAAACCGACTATCAATTACTACGACAATCTGGATTATTCATTGAAAATCAAGCAGGTGAGTTACGGGACCGGTTTGTTGATCGGGTCTTATTTCCGATTAAGGATGCGAGTGGGCGCGTCATTGCGTTTTCTGGCCGGATTTTAAAAAAATCTCCCGATGAGCCTAAATATTTAAATAGTCCTGAAACAAAGTTATTCAACAAACGAGCGGTGCTATTTAATTTTGACTTAGCACGTGGCGCCATTCGTCAGCAAAAAGCCGTTATCTTATTTGAAGGGTTTATGGATGTCATCGCGGCCTATCGGGCTGGTATTCAAAACGGGGTCGCTTCCATGGGGACTAGTTTGACGAATGAACAAATCTATATGTTGGAACGGGTGACGGACCAACTGTACATTTGCTATGATAGTGACATGCCCGGGCAAAAAGCGACTGATCGTGCCTTGAAACTTTTAGGTGATAATAGTCACTTGCAATTGGGTGTCGTGCAAATGCCTGATGGGATGGATCCGGATGAGTATTTGCGTGCCACGGATGCAACCAAGTTTCAACAAGTCTTTGATGATGGTAAACAAACACCGACTGCCTTTGAAATGCAATATTTACGACATGATTTAAATTTGCAAAATACGCAGGATCAACTCACGTATTTAGAAGCAGTGCTGGCACAATTAGCCAAGTTATCTTCCAATGTTGAACAAGACTTATATCTAAACCAATTAGTGCAAGAATTTGGGTTGGATAAAGGTGACTTGCGTCAACAATTACGATCATTAGTTGGGCAGCAAACCGTTCATCGGCAACCGACGACTCGGCCAGAGCAAGTGCCACCGCCGCAGACGCCACCACCACTATCAATAACGGGAGTACCGGCTGCTGCGGGACCACTTAGTCGCACAGAACGGGCGGAACGACTACTTTTATATCGGTTACTGCACGATCATGATGTGTGGTTACGGGTTATGGCCATAGCGGGGTTTAACTTTATTCATGACCAATATCAACAAATTCTCGTGTATGCGGAGGCTTATTTTAAGACCCATTCGCAATTTGAGTTAGCTAACTTTACTGATTTTATGGCGGATTCGGCATTACAACCGGTTCTAACCGGACTAGAGTTTATGGATGTGGCCGAGGAGACGTCTACTGAAGAAGTGGCAGACCTTGTGAATGTCATCATGAACCAGCAACCGGTGGCCGAAAAAATCACAGGTAAAAAGGCAGAACTCATGGCAGCTAAGCAAATCGGTAACCACGATTTAGTTCAGCAACTAACGCTCGAATTAATTACATTATATCGGCAACAACAGCAAGTCAAACAAGCTGACAATTTATAG
- a CDS encoding tRNA (adenine(22)-N(1))-methyltransferase TrmK, which produces MDAKQLSQRLATVGAFVPLGARLADIGSDHAYLPANLALNQRISYGIAGEVVRGPFENAQHEIEKLQLTARVHARLADGLAAIQPADRIDVVTIAGMGGPLIRHILDQGQAQLAGVQRLILQPNVGETTLRAWLMAHQFQIVAERILAEDGHTYEIIVAEPISHAVQYTAKELLVGPFLGAEKSPVFSAKWQHELARAQTAVTQMQQAKVVPTEQLATINAKIKLIEGVLADVGK; this is translated from the coding sequence GTGGATGCCAAACAATTATCACAACGGTTAGCAACGGTGGGGGCTTTTGTCCCGCTGGGAGCACGGCTAGCCGATATTGGTTCCGATCATGCTTATTTACCAGCTAATTTGGCTTTGAATCAGCGAATTAGCTATGGTATTGCGGGTGAGGTCGTTCGTGGACCATTTGAAAATGCACAACATGAGATTGAAAAATTGCAATTAACGGCCAGGGTTCATGCTCGCCTGGCTGATGGCTTAGCAGCGATTCAACCAGCTGATCGGATTGACGTGGTGACGATTGCTGGTATGGGTGGGCCATTGATTCGGCATATTTTGGATCAAGGGCAAGCCCAATTAGCTGGTGTGCAACGGCTGATTTTACAACCTAATGTTGGTGAAACGACGTTGCGGGCTTGGTTGATGGCACATCAGTTTCAAATCGTGGCTGAACGGATTTTAGCTGAAGATGGTCATACGTATGAAATCATTGTGGCTGAACCGATTAGTCACGCTGTTCAATATACGGCGAAAGAATTGCTAGTGGGGCCGTTTTTGGGGGCTGAAAAGTCACCGGTGTTTAGCGCAAAATGGCAACATGAATTAGCTCGTGCGCAAACTGCTGTGACTCAGATGCAACAAGCAAAAGTGGTGCCAACGGAACAGTTAGCCACGATTAACGCTAAAATAAAATTAATTGAAGGAGTCTTAGCAGATGTTGGCAAGTGA
- a CDS encoding helix-turn-helix transcriptional regulator — protein sequence MIQSQLETILQDRTMTPAELARLTGIEHHTLTKLINGHAKSITFSHLNKIIQALDIELETLFTVTPDLDLDVDLTSINETTKHFTGTLHFIDHEQQLTVDLPLTGAYRQTGSLFTFTMNDAFDDQLDGDGIATRLDELQPVEIVTHTKQQLLALLKAHPEQQAWFEPAGMQLSDEPTDAELERYLQVGNLVARTQYEKLHRLLEPLAMNFLAAIYNSFPQFLGDPQLITVPWGIPDTFRVFNFNLAESPESLATNGITKRQEQFRQQQAFPVSYTSLDVISYFSPA from the coding sequence ATGATTCAATCGCAACTTGAAACCATTTTGCAAGATCGAACAATGACCCCGGCCGAATTGGCCCGCTTAACGGGGATTGAGCATCATACTTTGACCAAGTTAATTAATGGTCACGCCAAAAGTATCACTTTTAGTCACCTGAATAAAATCATTCAGGCATTAGACATTGAATTGGAAACGCTTTTCACAGTTACGCCCGATTTAGATTTGGACGTTGACCTGACCAGTATTAACGAAACGACCAAACACTTCACCGGTACACTTCATTTTATCGACCATGAGCAACAACTAACCGTTGACTTGCCACTAACCGGCGCCTATCGCCAGACCGGTTCACTGTTTACATTCACCATGAATGATGCCTTTGACGACCAATTGGATGGAGATGGTATCGCCACACGCTTAGATGAGTTGCAACCTGTCGAAATCGTGACGCATACAAAGCAACAGCTATTGGCACTATTAAAGGCTCATCCTGAACAACAGGCTTGGTTTGAACCCGCCGGCATGCAATTAAGTGATGAGCCGACCGATGCTGAACTTGAACGCTACTTGCAAGTCGGTAATTTAGTGGCCCGGACCCAATATGAAAAGCTACATCGGTTATTAGAACCCTTAGCGATGAATTTTTTAGCCGCCATTTATAATAGTTTTCCGCAATTTTTAGGTGACCCCCAACTCATCACGGTTCCCTGGGGCATTCCCGATACTTTCCGTGTTTTTAACTTCAACTTGGCTGAAAGCCCTGAATCCTTGGCCACTAATGGGATTACCAAACGTCAAGAACAGTTCCGCCAGCAACAAGCCTTTCCCGTTAGTTATACTAGTTTAGACGTTATTAGCTATTTTTCGCCCGCTTAA